The Xenopus tropicalis strain Nigerian chromosome 2, UCB_Xtro_10.0, whole genome shotgun sequence genome window below encodes:
- the LOC116408742 gene encoding uncharacterized protein DDB_G0290685-like isoform X17: MGTTKPKLLCAYILLLLHLINTQDVGTAQAEECMELQPEKDVQQNQEATQDGQQKPKATEDGQQKPEATEDGQQKQEATEDGQQKQEATEDGQQKQEAIEDGQQKQEVTEDGQQKPEATEDGQQKQEATEDGQQKPEETEDGQQKPEATEDGQQKQEATEDGQQKPEATDDGEKKPEVTEDGQQKQEATEDVQQKQEATEDGQQKQEATEDGQKQQEATEDGQQKPEATEDGQQKQEATEDGQQKPEATDDGQQKQEATEDGQQKPEATEDGQQKQEGTEDVQQKQEATEDVQQKQEATEDGQQKPEVTEDGQQKQEATEDGQQKQEATEDGQQKQEATEDGQQKPEETEDGQQKEEATEDVQQKSEATEDGQQKPEVTEDGQQKQEATEDGQQKQEATEDGQQKPEATEDGQQKQEATEDGQQKPEETEDGQQKQEATEDGQQKQEATEDGQQKPEATEDGQKQQEATEDGQQKPEATEDGQKQQEATEDGQQKPEATEDGQQKQEATEDGQQKQEATEDGQQKPEATEDGQQKQEATEDGQQKQEATEDGQQKQEATEDGQQKQEATEDGQQKQEATEDGQQKQEVIEDNQQSAPADDGQQKQEATEDVQQKQVSTEDGQQKQEETEDGQQKPERTEDGQKKPEATKDGKQKQEATEGNQQSAPTNDKQKQSTSTEGLQCKDA; the protein is encoded by the exons ATGGGAACTACAAAGCCAAAACTCCTCTGTGCTTACATTTTACTTCTTTTACACCTAATCAACACTCAAGATGTTG gtaCAGCACAAGCAGAAGAAT GTATGGAATTACAACCAGAAAAAG ATGTACAACAGAATCAAGAAGCGACACAGG ATGGACAACAGAAACCAAAAGCAACAGAGG ATGGACAACAGAAACCAGAAGCAACAGAGG ATGGACAACAGAAACAAGAAGCGACAGAGG ATGGACAACAGAAACAAGAAGCGACAGAGG atGGACAACAGAAACAAGAAGCAATAGAGG ATGGACAACAGAAACAAGAAGTGACAGAGG ATGGACAACAGAAACCAGAAGCGACAGAGG ATGGACAACAGAAACAAGAAGCGACAGAGG ATGGACAACAGAAACCAGAAGAGACAGAGG ATGGACAACAGAAACCAGAAGCGACAGAGG ATGGACAACAGAAACAAGAAGCGACAGAGG ATGGACAACAGAAACCAGAAGCGACAGATG ATGGAGAAAAGAAACCAGAAGTGACAGAGG ATGGACAACAGAAACAAGAAGCGACAGAGG ATGTACAACAGAAACAAGAAGCGACAGAGG ATGGACAACAGAAACAAGAAGCGACAGAGG ATGGACAAAAGCAACAAGAAGCGACAGAGG ATGGACAACAGAAACCAGAAGCGACAGAGG ATGGACAACAGAAACAAGAAGCGACAGAGG ATGGACAACAGAAACCAGAAGCGACAGATG ATGGACAACAGAAACAAGAAGCGACAGAGG ATGGACAACAGAAACCAGAAGCGACAGAGG ATGGCCAACAGAAACAAGAAGGGACAGAGG ATGTACAACAGAAACAAGAAGCAACAGAGG ATGTACAACAAAAACAAGAAGCAACAGAGG ATGGACAACAGAAACCAGAAGTGACAGAGG ATGGACAACAGAAACAAGAAGCGACAGAGG ATGGACAACAGAAACAAGAAGCGACAGAGG ATGGACAACAGAAACAAGAAGCGACAGAGG atggacAACAGAAACCAGAAGAGACAGAGG atggacaacagaaagaagAAGCGACAGAGG ATGTACAACAGAAATCAGAAGCGACAGAGG ATGGACAACAGAAACCAGAAGTGACAGAGG ATGGACAACAGAAACAAGAAGCGACAGAGG ATGGACAACAGAAACAAGAAGCGACAGAGG ATGGACAACAGAAACCAGAAGCGACAGAGG ATGGACAACAGAAACAAGAAGCGACAGAGG ATGGACAACAGAAACCAGAAGAGACAGAGG ATGGACAACAGAAACAAGAAGCGACAGAGG ATGGACAACAGAAACAAGAAGCGACAGAGG ATGGACAACAGAAACCAGAAGCGACAGAGG ATGGACAAAAGCAACAAGAAGCGACAGAGG ATGGACAACAGAAACCAGAAGCGACAGAGG ATGGACAAAAGCAACAAGAAGCGACAGAGG ATGGACAACAGAAACCAGAAGCGACAGAGG ATGGACAACAGAAACAAGAAGCGACAGAGG ATGGACAACAGAAACAAGAAGCGACAGAGG ATGGACAACAGAAACCAGAAGCGACAGAGG ATGGACAACAGAAACAAGAAGCAACAGAGG ATGGACAACAGAAACAAGAAGCGACAGAGG ATGGACAACAGAAACAAGAAGCGACAGAGG ATGGACAACAGAAACAAGAAGCGACAGAGg ATGGACAACAGAAACAAGAAGCAACAGAGG aTGGACAACAGAAACAAGAAGTGATAGAGG ATAACCAACAATCAGCACCAGCAGATG ATGGACAACAGAAACAAGAAGCGACAGAGG ATGTACAACAGAAACAAGTATCAACAGAGG ATGGACAACAGAAACAAGAAGAGACAGAGG ATGGACAACAGAAACCAGAAAGGACAGAAG ATGGACAAAAGAAACCAGAAGCGACAAAAG ATGG aaaacagaaacaagAAGCTACAGAGG GTAACCAACAATCAGCACCAACAAATG
- the LOC116408742 gene encoding high mobility group nucleosome-binding domain-containing protein 5-like isoform X19, whose amino-acid sequence MGTTKPKLLCAYILLLLHLINTQDVGTAQAEECMELQPEKDVQQNQEATQDGQQKPKATEDGQQKPEATEDGQQKQEATEDGQQKQEATEDGQQKQEAIEDGQQKQEVTEDGQQKPEATEDGQQKQEATEDGQQKPEETEDGQQKPEATEDGQQKQEATEDGQQKPEATDDGEKKPEVTEDGQQKQEATEDVQQKQEATEDGQQKQEATEDGQKQQEATEDGQQKPEATEDGQQKQEATEDGQQKPEATDDGQQKQEATEDGQQKPEATEDVQQKQEATEDVQQKQEATEDGQQKPEVTEDGQQKQEATEDGQQKQEATEDGQQKQEATEDGQQKPEATEDGQQKEEATEDGQQKPEATEDVQQKSEATEDGQQKPEVTEDGQQKQEATEDGQQKQEATEDGQQKPEATEDGQQKQEATEDGQQKPEETEDGQQKQEATEDGQQKQEATEDGQQKPEATEDGQKQQEATEDGQQKPEATEDGQKQQEATEDGQQKPEATEDGQQKQEATEDGQQKQEATEDGQQKPEATEDGQQKQEATEDGQQKQEATEDGQQKQEATEDGQQKQEATEDGQQKQEATEDGQQKQEVIEDNQQSAPADDGQQKQEATEDVQQKQVSTEDGQQKQEETEDGQQKPERTEDGQKKPEATKDGKQKQEATEGNQQSAPTNDKQKQSTSTEGLQCKDA is encoded by the exons ATGGGAACTACAAAGCCAAAACTCCTCTGTGCTTACATTTTACTTCTTTTACACCTAATCAACACTCAAGATGTTG gtaCAGCACAAGCAGAAGAAT GTATGGAATTACAACCAGAAAAAG ATGTACAACAGAATCAAGAAGCGACACAGG ATGGACAACAGAAACCAAAAGCAACAGAGG ATGGACAACAGAAACCAGAAGCAACAGAGG ATGGACAACAGAAACAAGAAGCGACAGAGG ATGGACAACAGAAACAAGAAGCGACAGAGG atGGACAACAGAAACAAGAAGCAATAGAGG ATGGACAACAGAAACAAGAAGTGACAGAGG ATGGACAACAGAAACCAGAAGCGACAGAGG ATGGACAACAGAAACAAGAAGCGACAGAGG ATGGACAACAGAAACCAGAAGAGACAGAGG ATGGACAACAGAAACCAGAAGCGACAGAGG ATGGACAACAGAAACAAGAAGCGACAGAGG ATGGACAACAGAAACCAGAAGCGACAGATG ATGGAGAAAAGAAACCAGAAGTGACAGAGG ATGGACAACAGAAACAAGAAGCGACAGAGG ATGTACAACAGAAACAAGAAGCGACAGAGG ATGGACAACAGAAACAAGAAGCGACAGAGG ATGGACAAAAGCAACAAGAAGCGACAGAGG ATGGACAACAGAAACCAGAAGCGACAGAGG ATGGACAACAGAAACAAGAAGCGACAGAGG ATGGACAACAGAAACCAGAAGCGACAGATG ATGGACAACAGAAACAAGAAGCGACAGAGG ATGGACAACAGAAACCAGAAGCGACAGAGG ATGTACAACAGAAACAAGAAGCAACAGAGG ATGTACAACAAAAACAAGAAGCAACAGAGG ATGGACAACAGAAACCAGAAGTGACAGAGG ATGGACAACAGAAACAAGAAGCGACAGAGG ATGGACAACAGAAACAAGAAGCGACAGAGG ATGGACAACAGAAACAAGAAGCGACAGAGG ATGGACAACAGAAACCAGAAGCGACAGAGG atggacaacagaaagaagAAGCGACAGAGG ATGGACAACAGAAACCAGAAGCGACAGAGG ATGTACAACAGAAATCAGAAGCGACAGAGG ATGGACAACAGAAACCAGAAGTGACAGAGG ATGGACAACAGAAACAAGAAGCGACAGAGG ATGGACAACAGAAACAAGAAGCGACAGAGG ATGGACAACAGAAACCAGAAGCGACAGAGG ATGGACAACAGAAACAAGAAGCGACAGAGG ATGGACAACAGAAACCAGAAGAGACAGAGG ATGGACAACAGAAACAAGAAGCGACAGAGG ATGGACAACAGAAACAAGAAGCGACAGAGG ATGGACAACAGAAACCAGAAGCGACAGAGG ATGGACAAAAGCAACAAGAAGCGACAGAGG ATGGACAACAGAAACCAGAAGCGACAGAGG ATGGACAAAAGCAACAAGAAGCGACAGAGG ATGGACAACAGAAACCAGAAGCGACAGAGG ATGGACAACAGAAACAAGAAGCGACAGAGG ATGGACAACAGAAACAAGAAGCGACAGAGG ATGGACAACAGAAACCAGAAGCGACAGAGG ATGGACAACAGAAACAAGAAGCAACAGAGG ATGGACAACAGAAACAAGAAGCGACAGAGG ATGGACAACAGAAACAAGAAGCGACAGAGG ATGGACAACAGAAACAAGAAGCGACAGAGg ATGGACAACAGAAACAAGAAGCAACAGAGG aTGGACAACAGAAACAAGAAGTGATAGAGG ATAACCAACAATCAGCACCAGCAGATG ATGGACAACAGAAACAAGAAGCGACAGAGG ATGTACAACAGAAACAAGTATCAACAGAGG ATGGACAACAGAAACAAGAAGAGACAGAGG ATGGACAACAGAAACCAGAAAGGACAGAAG ATGGACAAAAGAAACCAGAAGCGACAAAAG ATGG aaaacagaaacaagAAGCTACAGAGG GTAACCAACAATCAGCACCAACAAATG
- the LOC116408742 gene encoding uncharacterized protein DDB_G0290685-like isoform X42, with translation MGTTKPKLLCAYILLLLHLINTQDVGTAQAEECMELQPEKDVQQNQEATQDGQQKPKATEDGQQKPEATEDGQQKQEATEDGQQKQEATEDGQQKQEAIEDGQQKQEVTEDGQQKPEATEDGQQKQEATEDGQQKPEETEDGQQKPEATEDGQQKQEATEDGQQKPEATDDGEKKPEVTEDGQQKQEATEDVQQKQEATEDGQQKQEATEDGQKQQEATEDGQQKPEATEDGQQKPEATDDGQQKQEATEDGQQKPEATEDGQQKQEGTEDVQQKQEATEDVQQKQEATEDGQQKPEVTEDGQQKQEATEDGQQKQEATEDGQQKQEATEDGQQKPEATEDGQQKEEATEDGQQKPEATEDVQQKSEATEDGQQKPEVTEDGQQKQEATEDGQQKQEATEDGQQKPEATEDGQQKQEATEDGQQKPEETEDGQQKQEATEDGQQKQEATEDGQQKPEATEDGQKQQEATEDGQQKPEATEDGQKQQEATEDGQQKPEATEDGQQKQEATEDGQQKQEATEDGQQKPEATEDGQQKQEATEDGQQKQEATEDGQQKQEATEDGQQKQEATEDGQQKQEATEDGQQKQEVIEDNQQSAPADDGQQKQEATEDVQQKQVSTEDGQQKQEETEDGQQKPERTEDGQKKPEATKDGKQKQEATEGNQQSAPTNDKQKQSTSTEGLQCKDA, from the exons ATGGGAACTACAAAGCCAAAACTCCTCTGTGCTTACATTTTACTTCTTTTACACCTAATCAACACTCAAGATGTTG gtaCAGCACAAGCAGAAGAAT GTATGGAATTACAACCAGAAAAAG ATGTACAACAGAATCAAGAAGCGACACAGG ATGGACAACAGAAACCAAAAGCAACAGAGG ATGGACAACAGAAACCAGAAGCAACAGAGG ATGGACAACAGAAACAAGAAGCGACAGAGG ATGGACAACAGAAACAAGAAGCGACAGAGG atGGACAACAGAAACAAGAAGCAATAGAGG ATGGACAACAGAAACAAGAAGTGACAGAGG ATGGACAACAGAAACCAGAAGCGACAGAGG ATGGACAACAGAAACAAGAAGCGACAGAGG ATGGACAACAGAAACCAGAAGAGACAGAGG ATGGACAACAGAAACCAGAAGCGACAGAGG ATGGACAACAGAAACAAGAAGCGACAGAGG ATGGACAACAGAAACCAGAAGCGACAGATG ATGGAGAAAAGAAACCAGAAGTGACAGAGG ATGGACAACAGAAACAAGAAGCGACAGAGG ATGTACAACAGAAACAAGAAGCGACAGAGG ATGGACAACAGAAACAAGAAGCGACAGAGG ATGGACAAAAGCAACAAGAAGCGACAGAGG ATGGACAACAGAAACCAGAAGCGACAGAGG ATGGACAACAGAAACCAGAAGCGACAGATG ATGGACAACAGAAACAAGAAGCGACAGAGG ATGGACAACAGAAACCAGAAGCGACAGAGG ATGGCCAACAGAAACAAGAAGGGACAGAGG ATGTACAACAGAAACAAGAAGCAACAGAGG ATGTACAACAAAAACAAGAAGCAACAGAGG ATGGACAACAGAAACCAGAAGTGACAGAGG ATGGACAACAGAAACAAGAAGCGACAGAGG ATGGACAACAGAAACAAGAAGCGACAGAGG ATGGACAACAGAAACAAGAAGCGACAGAGG ATGGACAACAGAAACCAGAAGCGACAGAGG atggacaacagaaagaagAAGCGACAGAGG ATGGACAACAGAAACCAGAAGCGACAGAGG ATGTACAACAGAAATCAGAAGCGACAGAGG ATGGACAACAGAAACCAGAAGTGACAGAGG ATGGACAACAGAAACAAGAAGCGACAGAGG ATGGACAACAGAAACAAGAAGCGACAGAGG ATGGACAACAGAAACCAGAAGCGACAGAGG ATGGACAACAGAAACAAGAAGCGACAGAGG ATGGACAACAGAAACCAGAAGAGACAGAGG ATGGACAACAGAAACAAGAAGCGACAGAGG ATGGACAACAGAAACAAGAAGCGACAGAGG ATGGACAACAGAAACCAGAAGCGACAGAGG ATGGACAAAAGCAACAAGAAGCGACAGAGG ATGGACAACAGAAACCAGAAGCGACAGAGG ATGGACAAAAGCAACAAGAAGCGACAGAGG ATGGACAACAGAAACCAGAAGCGACAGAGG ATGGACAACAGAAACAAGAAGCGACAGAGG ATGGACAACAGAAACAAGAAGCGACAGAGG ATGGACAACAGAAACCAGAAGCGACAGAGG ATGGACAACAGAAACAAGAAGCAACAGAGG ATGGACAACAGAAACAAGAAGCGACAGAGG ATGGACAACAGAAACAAGAAGCGACAGAGG ATGGACAACAGAAACAAGAAGCGACAGAGg ATGGACAACAGAAACAAGAAGCAACAGAGG aTGGACAACAGAAACAAGAAGTGATAGAGG ATAACCAACAATCAGCACCAGCAGATG ATGGACAACAGAAACAAGAAGCGACAGAGG ATGTACAACAGAAACAAGTATCAACAGAGG ATGGACAACAGAAACAAGAAGAGACAGAGG ATGGACAACAGAAACCAGAAAGGACAGAAG ATGGACAAAAGAAACCAGAAGCGACAAAAG ATGG aaaacagaaacaagAAGCTACAGAGG GTAACCAACAATCAGCACCAACAAATG
- the LOC116408742 gene encoding uncharacterized protein DDB_G0290685-like isoform X13 produces the protein MGTTKPKLLCAYILLLLHLINTQDVGTAQAEECMELQPEKDVQQNQEATQDGQQKPKATEDGQQKPEATEDGQQKQEATEDGQQKQEATEDGQQKQEAIEDGQQKQEVTEDGQQKPEATEDGQQKQEATEDGQQKPEETEDGQQKPEATEDGQQKQEATEDGQQKPEATDDGEKKPEVTEDGQQKQEATEDVQQKQEATEDGQQKQEATEDGQKQQEATEDGQQKPEATEDGQQKQEATEDGQQKQEATEDGQQKPEATEDGQQKQEGTEDVQQKQEATEDVQQKQEATEDGQQKPEVTEDGQQKQEATEDGQQKQEATEDGQQKQEATEDGQQKPEATEDGQQKEEATEDGQQKPEATEDVQQKSEATEDGQQKPEVTEDGQQKQEATEDGQQKQEATEDGQQKPEATEDGQQKQEATEDGQQKPEETEDGQQKQEATEDGQQKQEATEDGQQKPEATEDGQKQQEATEDGQQKPEATEDGQKQQEATEDGQQKPEATEDGQQKQEATEDGQQKQEATEDGQQKPEATEDGQQKQEATEDGQQKQEATEDGQQKQEATEDGQQKQEATEDGQQKQEATEDGQQKQEVIEDNQQSAPADDGQQKQEATEDVQQKQVSTEDGQQKQEETEDGQQKPERTEDGQKKPEATKDGKQKQEATEGNQQSAPTNDKQKQSTSTEGLQCKDA, from the exons ATGGGAACTACAAAGCCAAAACTCCTCTGTGCTTACATTTTACTTCTTTTACACCTAATCAACACTCAAGATGTTG gtaCAGCACAAGCAGAAGAAT GTATGGAATTACAACCAGAAAAAG ATGTACAACAGAATCAAGAAGCGACACAGG ATGGACAACAGAAACCAAAAGCAACAGAGG ATGGACAACAGAAACCAGAAGCAACAGAGG ATGGACAACAGAAACAAGAAGCGACAGAGG ATGGACAACAGAAACAAGAAGCGACAGAGG atGGACAACAGAAACAAGAAGCAATAGAGG ATGGACAACAGAAACAAGAAGTGACAGAGG ATGGACAACAGAAACCAGAAGCGACAGAGG ATGGACAACAGAAACAAGAAGCGACAGAGG ATGGACAACAGAAACCAGAAGAGACAGAGG ATGGACAACAGAAACCAGAAGCGACAGAGG ATGGACAACAGAAACAAGAAGCGACAGAGG ATGGACAACAGAAACCAGAAGCGACAGATG ATGGAGAAAAGAAACCAGAAGTGACAGAGG ATGGACAACAGAAACAAGAAGCGACAGAGG ATGTACAACAGAAACAAGAAGCGACAGAGG ATGGACAACAGAAACAAGAAGCGACAGAGG ATGGACAAAAGCAACAAGAAGCGACAGAGG ATGGACAACAGAAACCAGAAGCGACAGAGG ATGGACAACAGAAACAAGAAGCGACAGAGG ATGGACAACAGAAACAAGAAGCGACAGAGG ATGGACAACAGAAACCAGAAGCGACAGAGG ATGGCCAACAGAAACAAGAAGGGACAGAGG ATGTACAACAGAAACAAGAAGCAACAGAGG ATGTACAACAAAAACAAGAAGCAACAGAGG ATGGACAACAGAAACCAGAAGTGACAGAGG ATGGACAACAGAAACAAGAAGCGACAGAGG ATGGACAACAGAAACAAGAAGCGACAGAGG ATGGACAACAGAAACAAGAAGCGACAGAGG ATGGACAACAGAAACCAGAAGCGACAGAGG atggacaacagaaagaagAAGCGACAGAGG ATGGACAACAGAAACCAGAAGCGACAGAGG ATGTACAACAGAAATCAGAAGCGACAGAGG ATGGACAACAGAAACCAGAAGTGACAGAGG ATGGACAACAGAAACAAGAAGCGACAGAGG ATGGACAACAGAAACAAGAAGCGACAGAGG ATGGACAACAGAAACCAGAAGCGACAGAGG ATGGACAACAGAAACAAGAAGCGACAGAGG ATGGACAACAGAAACCAGAAGAGACAGAGG ATGGACAACAGAAACAAGAAGCGACAGAGG ATGGACAACAGAAACAAGAAGCGACAGAGG ATGGACAACAGAAACCAGAAGCGACAGAGG ATGGACAAAAGCAACAAGAAGCGACAGAGG ATGGACAACAGAAACCAGAAGCGACAGAGG ATGGACAAAAGCAACAAGAAGCGACAGAGG ATGGACAACAGAAACCAGAAGCGACAGAGG ATGGACAACAGAAACAAGAAGCGACAGAGG ATGGACAACAGAAACAAGAAGCGACAGAGG ATGGACAACAGAAACCAGAAGCGACAGAGG ATGGACAACAGAAACAAGAAGCAACAGAGG ATGGACAACAGAAACAAGAAGCGACAGAGG ATGGACAACAGAAACAAGAAGCGACAGAGG ATGGACAACAGAAACAAGAAGCGACAGAGg ATGGACAACAGAAACAAGAAGCAACAGAGG aTGGACAACAGAAACAAGAAGTGATAGAGG ATAACCAACAATCAGCACCAGCAGATG ATGGACAACAGAAACAAGAAGCGACAGAGG ATGTACAACAGAAACAAGTATCAACAGAGG ATGGACAACAGAAACAAGAAGAGACAGAGG ATGGACAACAGAAACCAGAAAGGACAGAAG ATGGACAAAAGAAACCAGAAGCGACAAAAG ATGG aaaacagaaacaagAAGCTACAGAGG GTAACCAACAATCAGCACCAACAAATG
- the LOC116408742 gene encoding uncharacterized protein DDB_G0290685-like isoform X10, whose protein sequence is MGTTKPKLLCAYILLLLHLINTQDVGTAQAEECMELQPEKDVQQNQEATQDGQQKPKATEDGQQKPEATEDGQQKQEATEDGQQKQEATEDGQQKQEAIEDGQQKQEVTEDGQQKPEATEDGQQKQEATEDGQQKPEETEDGQQKQEATEDGQQKPEATDDGEKKPEVTEDGQQKQEATEDVQQKQEATEDGQQKQEATEDGQKQQEATEDGQQKPEATEDGQQKQEATEDGQQKPEATDDGQQKQEATEDGQQKPEATEDGQQKQEGTEDVQQKQEATEDVQQKQEATEDGQQKPEVTEDGQQKQEATEDGQQKQEATEDGQQKQEATEDGQQKPEATEDGQQKEEATEDGQQKPEATEDVQQKSEATEDGQQKPEVTEDGQQKQEATEDGQQKQEATEDGQQKPEATEDGQQKQEATEDGQQKPEETEDGQQKQEATEDGQQKQEATEDGQQKPEATEDGQKQQEATEDGQQKPEATEDGQKQQEATEDGQQKPEATEDGQQKQEATEDGQQKQEATEDGQQKPEATEDGQQKQEATEDGQQKQEATEDGQQKQEATEDGQQKQEATEDGQQKQEATEDGQQKQEVIEDNQQSAPADDGQQKQEATEDVQQKQVSTEDGQQKQEETEDGQQKPERTEDGQKKPEATKDGKQKQEATEGNQQSAPTNDKQKQSTSTEGLQCKDA, encoded by the exons ATGGGAACTACAAAGCCAAAACTCCTCTGTGCTTACATTTTACTTCTTTTACACCTAATCAACACTCAAGATGTTG gtaCAGCACAAGCAGAAGAAT GTATGGAATTACAACCAGAAAAAG ATGTACAACAGAATCAAGAAGCGACACAGG ATGGACAACAGAAACCAAAAGCAACAGAGG ATGGACAACAGAAACCAGAAGCAACAGAGG ATGGACAACAGAAACAAGAAGCGACAGAGG ATGGACAACAGAAACAAGAAGCGACAGAGG atGGACAACAGAAACAAGAAGCAATAGAGG ATGGACAACAGAAACAAGAAGTGACAGAGG ATGGACAACAGAAACCAGAAGCGACAGAGG ATGGACAACAGAAACAAGAAGCGACAGAGG ATGGACAACAGAAACCAGAAGAGACAGAGG ATGGACAACAGAAACAAGAAGCGACAGAGG ATGGACAACAGAAACCAGAAGCGACAGATG ATGGAGAAAAGAAACCAGAAGTGACAGAGG ATGGACAACAGAAACAAGAAGCGACAGAGG ATGTACAACAGAAACAAGAAGCGACAGAGG ATGGACAACAGAAACAAGAAGCGACAGAGG ATGGACAAAAGCAACAAGAAGCGACAGAGG ATGGACAACAGAAACCAGAAGCGACAGAGG ATGGACAACAGAAACAAGAAGCGACAGAGG ATGGACAACAGAAACCAGAAGCGACAGATG ATGGACAACAGAAACAAGAAGCGACAGAGG ATGGACAACAGAAACCAGAAGCGACAGAGG ATGGCCAACAGAAACAAGAAGGGACAGAGG ATGTACAACAGAAACAAGAAGCAACAGAGG ATGTACAACAAAAACAAGAAGCAACAGAGG ATGGACAACAGAAACCAGAAGTGACAGAGG ATGGACAACAGAAACAAGAAGCGACAGAGG ATGGACAACAGAAACAAGAAGCGACAGAGG ATGGACAACAGAAACAAGAAGCGACAGAGG ATGGACAACAGAAACCAGAAGCGACAGAGG atggacaacagaaagaagAAGCGACAGAGG ATGGACAACAGAAACCAGAAGCGACAGAGG ATGTACAACAGAAATCAGAAGCGACAGAGG ATGGACAACAGAAACCAGAAGTGACAGAGG ATGGACAACAGAAACAAGAAGCGACAGAGG ATGGACAACAGAAACAAGAAGCGACAGAGG ATGGACAACAGAAACCAGAAGCGACAGAGG ATGGACAACAGAAACAAGAAGCGACAGAGG ATGGACAACAGAAACCAGAAGAGACAGAGG ATGGACAACAGAAACAAGAAGCGACAGAGG ATGGACAACAGAAACAAGAAGCGACAGAGG ATGGACAACAGAAACCAGAAGCGACAGAGG ATGGACAAAAGCAACAAGAAGCGACAGAGG ATGGACAACAGAAACCAGAAGCGACAGAGG ATGGACAAAAGCAACAAGAAGCGACAGAGG ATGGACAACAGAAACCAGAAGCGACAGAGG ATGGACAACAGAAACAAGAAGCGACAGAGG ATGGACAACAGAAACAAGAAGCGACAGAGG ATGGACAACAGAAACCAGAAGCGACAGAGG ATGGACAACAGAAACAAGAAGCAACAGAGG ATGGACAACAGAAACAAGAAGCGACAGAGG ATGGACAACAGAAACAAGAAGCGACAGAGG ATGGACAACAGAAACAAGAAGCGACAGAGg ATGGACAACAGAAACAAGAAGCAACAGAGG aTGGACAACAGAAACAAGAAGTGATAGAGG ATAACCAACAATCAGCACCAGCAGATG ATGGACAACAGAAACAAGAAGCGACAGAGG ATGTACAACAGAAACAAGTATCAACAGAGG ATGGACAACAGAAACAAGAAGAGACAGAGG ATGGACAACAGAAACCAGAAAGGACAGAAG ATGGACAAAAGAAACCAGAAGCGACAAAAG ATGG aaaacagaaacaagAAGCTACAGAGG GTAACCAACAATCAGCACCAACAAATG